One genomic region from Candidatus Chlorobium masyuteum encodes:
- the rplM gene encoding 50S ribosomal protein L13, giving the protein MSKTLSFKTYSAKPVEVERKWYIIDAEGQVLGRMASEIAKVLRGKHKAQFTPHIDTGDFIVVTNAAKVALTGKKEDQKSYFSHSHYPGGVKIDHVKDVLKKKPEKVIEHAVWGMLPHNNLGRQLFRKLKVYAGPEHPHAAQVPVEMKIK; this is encoded by the coding sequence ATGAGCAAGACGTTAAGTTTCAAAACATATTCGGCCAAGCCTGTTGAAGTCGAGCGGAAGTGGTATATCATTGATGCCGAAGGTCAGGTCCTTGGCAGAATGGCTTCTGAAATCGCAAAGGTCCTTCGGGGCAAGCATAAGGCGCAGTTTACGCCGCATATTGATACCGGTGATTTTATTGTTGTGACCAATGCGGCAAAAGTTGCCCTGACGGGTAAAAAAGAGGATCAGAAATCCTACTTTTCGCATTCGCACTATCCCGGTGGCGTCAAGATTGATCATGTCAAGGATGTTTTGAAGAAAAAGCCCGAGAAGGTTATCGAGCATGCCGTCTGGGGAATGCTGCCGCACAATAATCTCGGCCGCCAGCTTTTCAGGAAACTCAAGGTCTATGCAGGCCCCGAGCATCCGCATGCTGCGCAGGTACCTGTTGAAATGAAAATAAAATAA
- the rpsI gene encoding 30S ribosomal protein S9 yields MKEVIDTVGRRKTSVARAFLSPGKGRIIINKLPVEEYFKDEFKRQQALRPLVLTEKTEDFDIKINVQGGGVSGQSGAVSLAIARALTEFDETARVVLKTEKLLTRDPRMVERKKFGRKKARKRFQFSKR; encoded by the coding sequence ATGAAAGAGGTTATCGATACAGTAGGACGCCGTAAAACCTCCGTGGCAAGAGCATTTCTGAGCCCGGGTAAAGGTCGGATCATCATCAACAAACTGCCGGTTGAAGAGTATTTCAAGGATGAGTTCAAGCGTCAGCAGGCTCTCCGTCCGCTTGTGCTTACAGAAAAAACAGAGGATTTTGATATCAAGATCAACGTTCAGGGCGGCGGTGTAAGCGGCCAGTCCGGAGCAGTCAGTCTTGCCATTGCCCGCGCTCTTACCGAGTTTGATGAAACTGCCCGTGTTGTCCTTAAAACCGAGAAGCTTCTGACCAGAGATCCGCGTATGGTAGAACGGAAAAAATTCGGTCGCAAAAAAGCCCGCAAACGTTTCCAGTTCTCGAAGCGTTAA
- the rpsB gene encoding 30S ribosomal protein S2, translated as MSHFQLEEMLRAGVHFGHLARRWCPKMKPYIFMEKNGVHIIDLQKTVVLADEALKALEAVAQTGREIMFVGTKKQAKQIIAAEAERAGMPYVCERWLGGMLTNFSTIRQSIRRMNSIDRMETDGTFDMITKKERLMLGREKEKLMRILGGIATMTRLPAALFIVDIKKEHIAIKEARSLGIPIIAMVDTNCDPEQVDFVIPANDDAIRSIQLMVKAVADTILKARELKVEQEVLADLDEEEEDGEEEEISE; from the coding sequence ATGTCGCATTTCCAGCTTGAAGAGATGCTCCGCGCAGGAGTACACTTCGGTCACCTTGCACGCCGTTGGTGTCCGAAAATGAAGCCGTATATTTTCATGGAAAAGAACGGTGTTCACATTATTGATCTGCAGAAAACGGTTGTTCTTGCCGACGAAGCGCTGAAGGCTCTTGAGGCTGTTGCGCAGACAGGCAGGGAGATCATGTTTGTCGGTACAAAAAAGCAGGCCAAACAGATTATTGCCGCAGAAGCCGAACGCGCAGGGATGCCCTATGTCTGCGAGCGCTGGCTTGGCGGTATGCTTACCAATTTCTCTACCATCCGCCAGAGTATCAGACGGATGAACTCCATTGACAGAATGGAGACTGACGGTACCTTCGATATGATTACCAAAAAAGAGCGTCTCATGCTTGGCCGTGAAAAGGAGAAGCTGATGAGGATTCTCGGCGGTATCGCTACCATGACGCGCCTTCCGGCAGCACTCTTTATCGTTGATATCAAGAAAGAGCACATCGCCATCAAGGAAGCCCGTTCACTCGGTATCCCGATCATCGCCATGGTCGATACCAACTGTGACCCGGAGCAGGTTGATTTTGTCATTCCTGCCAACGATGATGCAATCCGTTCGATACAGCTTATGGTCAAGGCCGTTGCCGATACGATCCTCAAAGCAAGAGAGCTGAAGGTTGAGCAGGAGGTTCTTGCCGATCTTGATGAAGAGGAAGAGGACGGCGAAGAGGAAGAGATCAGCGAATAA
- the tsf gene encoding translation elongation factor Ts produces MSQISAKDVKSLRDITGAGMMDCKKALDETAGDIEKAIDYLRKKGAALAAKRADREANEGMVTVKIGDDRKSGVILELNCETDFVARGEVFTSFAAALADLALSSGAASPEDLLALTLGETYGGETVDGAIKTMTGKLGEKIALKRLVSCDAHDGLVEAYIHPGSRLGAIIHVATDKPELLRELAKDLAMQVAAAAPIVTDRSKVPADYIARESEIFRQQALGQGKKEEFVDKIVTGRLEKYYQEVVLTEQSFIKDNNTKVADVLSEFRKKHQAKVDVIDFVRCQIGE; encoded by the coding sequence ATGAGCCAGATTTCAGCAAAAGACGTAAAAAGTCTTCGTGATATTACCGGTGCAGGGATGATGGACTGCAAAAAAGCCCTTGATGAAACCGCAGGGGACATAGAGAAAGCTATCGATTATCTTCGCAAGAAGGGTGCAGCTCTTGCCGCCAAACGGGCGGACAGGGAAGCCAACGAGGGAATGGTAACGGTTAAAATAGGTGATGACCGCAAGAGTGGTGTTATTCTTGAACTTAACTGCGAGACCGACTTTGTTGCCCGCGGTGAGGTTTTCACCTCTTTTGCTGCCGCGCTTGCCGACCTTGCTCTTTCGAGCGGAGCCGCTTCTCCTGAAGATTTGCTTGCGCTCACTCTTGGTGAAACCTATGGTGGTGAAACAGTTGATGGAGCAATAAAGACCATGACCGGCAAGCTCGGTGAGAAGATTGCTCTCAAGCGTCTTGTTTCCTGCGATGCCCATGACGGACTGGTTGAGGCCTATATCCATCCCGGATCCCGGCTTGGAGCGATTATTCATGTTGCTACCGACAAGCCTGAACTGCTCAGGGAGCTGGCAAAAGATCTTGCCATGCAGGTTGCTGCAGCAGCTCCGATTGTTACCGACCGGTCGAAGGTTCCTGCTGATTATATTGCCAGAGAGTCGGAGATCTTTCGCCAGCAGGCACTTGGACAGGGAAAGAAAGAGGAGTTCGTTGACAAGATTGTTACCGGAAGGCTTGAAAAGTATTATCAGGAGGTAGTGCTGACCGAGCAATCCTTTATCAAGGACAACAACACCAAGGTTGCTGATGTGCTCAGCGAGTTCAGGAAGAAGCATCAGGCGAAGGTCGATGTTATCGATTTTGTTCGCTGTCAGATAGGAGAATAA
- the pyrH gene encoding UMP kinase: protein MLQYKRILLKLSGEALAGADGYGLNAEMLERYAEEIREARDMGAEIALVIGGGNIFRGVSEAAAKMDRVQADYMGMLATVINSLAFQDVLERKGVFTRLQTAIKMEQMAEPFIRRRAVRHLEKGRVVIFGAGTGNPYFTTDTAASLRAIEIEADVIVKGTRVDGIYDSDPEKNPNAEFFSNISYLDVIRKNLKVMDMTAITLCRENVLPIVVLNMNEKGNFTRLLKGEKVGSLVHGDSC from the coding sequence ATGCTGCAATACAAGCGCATCTTGCTCAAATTAAGTGGTGAAGCACTTGCAGGGGCAGACGGTTACGGTCTCAATGCCGAGATGCTTGAACGTTATGCCGAGGAGATCAGGGAGGCAAGGGATATGGGAGCTGAAATTGCCCTGGTCATAGGGGGCGGAAACATCTTTCGCGGCGTTTCAGAGGCCGCTGCAAAGATGGACCGTGTACAGGCGGACTATATGGGTATGCTCGCCACCGTGATAAACTCTCTCGCCTTTCAGGATGTACTTGAGCGCAAAGGTGTCTTTACCCGGCTGCAGACAGCAATAAAGATGGAGCAGATGGCTGAACCCTTTATCCGGCGCAGGGCGGTGAGGCATCTTGAAAAGGGAAGAGTGGTTATTTTCGGTGCCGGAACAGGAAATCCCTACTTTACAACCGATACGGCAGCGTCACTTCGTGCGATTGAAATAGAGGCTGATGTTATTGTCAAGGGTACCCGGGTGGACGGCATCTACGATTCGGATCCCGAGAAAAATCCGAATGCCGAGTTCTTTTCGAACATATCCTATCTCGATGTGATCCGTAAAAACCTCAAGGTTATGGATATGACGGCAATTACGCTCTGCCGTGAAAATGTGCTGCCCATTGTGGTGCTGAACATGAATGAGAAAGGGAACTTCACAAGGCTGCTTAAAGGTGAAAAGGTTGGTTCACTGGTTCACGGTGATTCCTGCTGA
- the recX gene encoding recombination regulator RecX, which produces MTDRDKEGAMLFAVKLLGLRSHSRDELERKLRKKGYEVSCIEKVMEKLTLQGLIDDRVFGEEFIQSRSRRKPAGKLRMRSELRKKGVSDTIITTLVSAMDSRELCLKAAEKKIRSLHARSGADKKKRLEQFLHNRGFEWQDIQPVVKSLLEAGGAGPDDQELYQQESP; this is translated from the coding sequence ATGACCGATAGAGACAAAGAGGGTGCGATGCTCTTCGCAGTTAAACTGCTTGGACTGCGCAGTCATAGCCGGGATGAGCTTGAGCGCAAACTCCGGAAAAAAGGGTATGAAGTGAGCTGTATCGAAAAGGTAATGGAGAAGCTGACCCTTCAGGGCCTGATTGATGACCGGGTGTTCGGTGAGGAGTTTATCCAGAGCCGGTCAAGGAGGAAACCTGCGGGAAAGCTGAGAATGAGAAGCGAACTGAGAAAGAAAGGGGTTTCCGATACCATTATCACTACCCTCGTGAGTGCGATGGACTCAAGGGAACTCTGCCTGAAAGCGGCGGAGAAAAAAATCAGATCACTGCATGCACGGTCCGGAGCCGACAAAAAAAAGCGGCTTGAGCAGTTCCTGCACAACAGGGGATTTGAATGGCAGGATATACAACCGGTAGTCAAGTCTTTGCTTGAGGCCGGCGGAGCCGGCCCCGACGATCAGGAGCTCTATCAGCAGGAATCACCGTGA
- the bchF gene encoding 2-vinyl bacteriochlorophyllide hydratase, translating to MPRYTPEQLAKRNASIWTDIQIILAPIQFLFFIAGLATTALYANGLFVTGFYWVSIAILFKTLFFALLFITGMFFEKEIFDQWVYSKEFLWEDIGSTVAAFFHLLYFFLAWLGYSQEVLIWDAFLAYFTYVLNALQYLVRIILEKLNERKLRIDGRI from the coding sequence ATGCCTCGCTATACCCCTGAACAGCTTGCCAAACGAAACGCTTCAATCTGGACCGATATACAGATCATCCTTGCACCGATACAGTTTCTCTTTTTTATTGCGGGTCTTGCTACAACAGCACTCTATGCCAACGGTCTGTTTGTTACCGGTTTTTACTGGGTCAGCATAGCCATTCTTTTCAAGACACTCTTTTTTGCGCTCCTGTTCATTACCGGGATGTTTTTTGAAAAAGAGATTTTCGATCAATGGGTCTACTCCAAGGAGTTTCTCTGGGAAGATATCGGCAGTACCGTTGCTGCTTTTTTTCATCTCCTTTACTTTTTTCTGGCCTGGCTTGGTTATTCCCAGGAAGTCCTTATCTGGGACGCTTTTCTGGCCTATTTCACCTATGTACTCAATGCATTGCAGTACCTTGTCAGGATTATTCTTGAAAAACTCAATGAGCGCAAACTCCGGATTGATGGCCGGATCTGA
- a CDS encoding bifunctional aldolase/short-chain dehydrogenase, which translates to MQNLWNDADLQRSLREHEGISEMPNELAGLVYASRLLGSESSLVIHGGGNTSVKCELVDMVGNRAEVLLIKASGVDLSQVTPHDYTPVKLRPLRKLGQLFNQNDRISEEELQRFSTKEFKHLLLLNLFSLTDHMAQHRLTPSIETLLHAFLPHRYILHTHSFALLTLSNQPNGEALCSEVLGESFGSVDYIKPGMGLARAAAVVYEANPEIEGLVLQKHGLVTFGTTAKEAYTRMIDAVSRLEKRIAATGRKAFPKVTLPSAVASVEEAAPIIRGACVEEKSPGTREFHQFILDFRTSPEILDYVNTRDLIGMSQKGAMTPDFIVRTKNKPLVVPAPDAADLAGFKAAVVDAVQHYREAYTAYFEAEKRASGMKVSMLDPLPGVVLVPGLGLFGLGKTARSAAVNADIATSTAAAILDAESIGTFESISDREAFEIEYWDMEQEKVNKVHHDVFAGKVVMVTGAASGIGLATAKAFRQRGAELVLLDLTLEALERAAESIGGNVLLKTCDVTSRKEIRSAFDEACRRFGGIDIIVSNVGAALQGRIGEVADEVLRKSFELNFFSHQSIAQEAVRVMKLQGTGGVLLFNVSKQAVNPGPDFGPYGLPKAATMFLVRQYALDHGRDGIRSNGINADRIRSGLLTEEMIKARSTARGLSEKEYMAGNLLQLEVTAEDVAEAFVHLALETRTTGSITTVDGGNIAAALR; encoded by the coding sequence ATGCAGAACCTCTGGAATGATGCTGATCTTCAACGCTCTCTCAGAGAGCATGAAGGAATTTCCGAGATGCCCAATGAACTGGCCGGGCTGGTCTATGCATCCCGCCTCCTTGGCAGTGAAAGTTCGCTGGTGATTCATGGCGGAGGGAACACCTCTGTCAAATGTGAACTGGTTGATATGGTCGGCAACAGGGCGGAAGTGCTCCTGATAAAAGCCAGCGGAGTTGATCTCAGCCAGGTTACCCCCCATGATTATACTCCGGTCAAACTGCGTCCCCTCCGTAAACTCGGTCAGCTTTTTAACCAAAATGACCGCATAAGCGAGGAGGAGCTGCAGCGTTTTTCAACCAAGGAGTTCAAGCACCTTCTGCTTCTGAACCTTTTCAGCCTTACCGACCATATGGCACAGCATCGGCTGACTCCTTCCATAGAGACGCTGCTGCATGCATTTCTTCCGCACCGATACATTTTACACACGCACTCCTTTGCCCTGCTTACGCTCAGCAATCAGCCGAATGGTGAAGCGCTCTGCAGTGAAGTGCTTGGTGAGAGTTTCGGTTCGGTTGACTATATCAAGCCGGGAATGGGACTTGCCCGTGCTGCGGCAGTTGTTTATGAGGCAAATCCGGAGATCGAGGGGCTGGTTCTGCAGAAACATGGTCTGGTTACCTTTGGCACTACCGCCAAAGAGGCTTACACCCGCATGATTGATGCCGTCAGCAGGCTTGAAAAACGGATTGCAGCAACAGGCAGAAAAGCCTTCCCGAAGGTAACCCTTCCGTCAGCTGTTGCATCTGTAGAAGAGGCCGCGCCGATCATCAGGGGCGCCTGCGTTGAGGAGAAGTCACCGGGAACCAGGGAGTTCCATCAGTTTATTCTTGATTTCCGCACCTCGCCGGAAATTCTTGACTATGTCAACACCCGGGATCTTATCGGGATGAGTCAGAAGGGGGCAATGACCCCTGACTTTATTGTCCGCACCAAAAACAAGCCGCTTGTGGTTCCGGCACCTGATGCTGCCGACCTTGCGGGGTTCAAGGCGGCCGTAGTGGATGCTGTGCAGCACTATCGTGAAGCATATACCGCATACTTTGAAGCAGAGAAACGTGCTTCAGGCATGAAGGTCAGCATGCTTGACCCGCTTCCGGGAGTGGTGCTTGTGCCCGGCCTCGGACTTTTCGGTCTTGGTAAAACCGCCCGCTCTGCAGCAGTCAACGCCGATATAGCAACAAGTACCGCCGCAGCCATACTTGACGCGGAATCAATCGGGACGTTTGAATCCATCAGTGACCGGGAGGCGTTCGAGATTGAGTACTGGGATATGGAGCAGGAGAAGGTGAACAAGGTTCATCATGATGTTTTTGCGGGAAAAGTCGTGATGGTAACCGGTGCCGCCAGCGGTATCGGCCTTGCAACGGCCAAAGCCTTCCGTCAGCGAGGCGCCGAACTGGTGCTGCTTGATCTTACTCTTGAAGCGCTTGAACGGGCTGCTGAGTCTATCGGCGGCAATGTGCTTCTGAAGACCTGTGATGTCACCTCACGCAAAGAGATCCGATCGGCTTTCGATGAAGCGTGCCGCCGGTTTGGCGGGATTGATATTATAGTTTCCAACGTCGGGGCTGCGCTTCAGGGGCGCATCGGTGAAGTGGCTGATGAGGTACTTCGCAAAAGTTTTGAACTCAACTTTTTTTCCCACCAGTCCATTGCCCAGGAGGCCGTACGGGTGATGAAACTTCAGGGTACCGGCGGTGTTCTGCTTTTCAACGTATCAAAACAGGCGGTCAATCCCGGCCCCGATTTCGGCCCTTACGGACTGCCGAAGGCGGCAACGATGTTTCTCGTCCGTCAATATGCCCTGGATCACGGTCGTGACGGTATCCGTTCAAACGGCATCAATGCCGACAGAATTCGCAGCGGTCTGCTTACCGAAGAGATGATCAAGGCCCGCTCAACTGCCCGCGGTCTGAGTGAGAAGGAGTATATGGCAGGAAACCTCCTGCAGCTTGAGGTTACCGCTGAGGATGTTGCAGAGGCATTTGTGCATCTGGCTCTGGAAACCAGAACAACAGGCTCAATCACAACAGTCGATGGCGGCAATATTGCAGCGGCCCTTCGCTGA
- the lsrF gene encoding 3-hydroxy-5-phosphonooxypentane-2,4-dione thiolase — translation MAEYDKDKQAKEYYTDIPVNNYGFFLKGAHSVDWGMKNRLSRIFRPDTGKTVMFAIDHGYFQGPTTGLERPDVNIVPLMPHADAIMLTRGILRTTVPPTLNKAIVMRCSGGPSILKELSDEELAVDIEDAIRMNVAAITLQVFIGGEFETRSVRNMTRLVDMGLRYGIPTMAVTAVGKDMVRDAKYFRLACRISAELGAQIVKTYYVPEEFETVVASCPVPIVMAGGKKISELEALTMCSHAIQEGAAGVDMGRNIFQSDAPLAMMKAVNKVVHEQLAPEDAFAYFNDIKSEG, via the coding sequence ATGGCGGAATACGACAAGGACAAACAGGCAAAAGAGTACTATACCGATATCCCGGTTAACAACTACGGCTTTTTCCTCAAAGGTGCCCACTCGGTTGACTGGGGGATGAAAAACCGGCTTTCGAGGATTTTCCGGCCCGATACCGGCAAAACAGTCATGTTTGCTATTGATCATGGTTACTTTCAGGGCCCGACCACCGGTCTTGAACGGCCGGACGTCAATATTGTGCCGCTCATGCCGCATGCTGATGCCATCATGCTGACAAGAGGCATTCTTCGCACGACTGTCCCTCCGACACTGAACAAGGCTATCGTGATGCGCTGCAGCGGCGGGCCGAGCATTCTCAAGGAGCTCTCGGACGAAGAGCTTGCCGTTGATATTGAAGATGCCATTCGCATGAATGTTGCCGCCATAACGCTCCAGGTTTTTATTGGCGGTGAGTTCGAAACCCGGTCAGTGCGCAACATGACCAGACTTGTTGATATGGGCCTGCGTTACGGGATTCCCACCATGGCCGTGACGGCTGTCGGCAAGGATATGGTTCGTGATGCCAAATATTTCAGGCTTGCCTGCAGGATTTCGGCAGAGCTCGGTGCGCAGATTGTCAAGACCTACTATGTGCCCGAAGAGTTTGAAACCGTGGTGGCTTCATGTCCGGTTCCGATTGTCATGGCCGGAGGCAAGAAAATTTCCGAACTCGAAGCGCTTACCATGTGTTCACATGCCATCCAGGAGGGTGCTGCCGGTGTCGATATGGGCCGCAATATTTTCCAGAGTGACGCTCCACTGGCCATGATGAAAGCCGTAAACAAGGTTGTTCATGAGCAACTGGCGCCTGAAGATGCGTTTGCCTATTTCAATGACATCAAGTCGGAAGGATAA
- a CDS encoding RuBisCO large subunit C-terminal-like domain-containing protein: MNIDDIKGFFTSREQLDMADYLTLDYYLECVGDIETALAHFCSEQSTAQWKRVDYDEDFRPRYAAKVINLTVEGELQELSYPVKHSETGPIHACRVTIAHPHRNFGPKLPNLLSAVCGEGVFFTPGVPVVKLLDIGFPDSYLQAFDGPKFGVEGIRDLLQAYDRPIFFGVVKPNIGLSPDDFAEIAFQSWLGGLDIAKDDEMLADVDWSTLMERSRVLGDARRRAEKQTGEPKIYLANITDEVDRLIEQHDIAVSNGANALLINALPVGLSAVRMLARHTKVPLIGHFPFIAAFSRMEKYGIHSKVMTKLQRLAGLDSIIMPGFGSRMMTPEEEVQENIAECLQDFGHIRRSLPVPGGSDSALTLETVYRKVGSVDFGFVPGRGVFGHPMGPKAGAASIRQAWSAIKEGISLERYAAGHPELQAMIDGAQGKK; the protein is encoded by the coding sequence ATGAATATTGATGATATCAAGGGATTTTTTACCTCCAGAGAGCAGCTTGACATGGCTGACTATCTGACGCTCGATTACTATCTTGAGTGCGTGGGTGATATCGAGACAGCGCTTGCGCATTTTTGCAGTGAGCAATCGACTGCACAGTGGAAGCGTGTTGATTATGATGAGGATTTCCGCCCGAGGTATGCGGCCAAAGTCATCAACCTGACGGTGGAGGGCGAACTACAGGAGCTGAGCTATCCGGTCAAGCACTCCGAGACCGGTCCAATACATGCCTGTCGTGTCACCATTGCTCATCCACACCGCAATTTCGGCCCGAAACTGCCAAACCTGCTCTCCGCAGTGTGTGGCGAAGGGGTCTTTTTTACTCCGGGAGTGCCTGTCGTCAAACTGCTTGATATCGGTTTTCCTGACTCCTATCTTCAGGCGTTTGACGGGCCGAAATTCGGTGTCGAGGGTATCCGTGATCTTCTGCAGGCCTATGACCGTCCGATTTTTTTCGGTGTGGTGAAGCCGAACATCGGTCTCAGTCCTGATGATTTTGCTGAAATAGCCTTCCAGAGCTGGCTTGGCGGTCTTGATATAGCAAAGGATGACGAGATGCTTGCTGATGTTGACTGGTCAACACTCATGGAGCGTTCCCGAGTGCTTGGTGATGCCAGGCGCAGGGCAGAAAAGCAGACCGGAGAGCCGAAAATATATCTTGCCAATATTACCGATGAGGTTGACCGTCTGATTGAGCAGCATGATATAGCGGTCAGTAACGGCGCCAATGCCCTTCTTATCAATGCGCTCCCTGTCGGGCTCAGCGCTGTCAGAATGCTTGCCCGCCATACTAAAGTCCCTCTTATCGGTCACTTCCCGTTTATTGCCGCATTCAGCCGGATGGAAAAATATGGCATTCACTCAAAGGTGATGACCAAACTGCAGCGTCTTGCCGGTCTTGACTCGATTATTATGCCCGGATTCGGCAGCAGGATGATGACCCCCGAAGAGGAGGTGCAGGAGAATATTGCCGAGTGTCTTCAGGATTTCGGTCATATCCGTCGTTCCCTTCCTGTTCCCGGCGGCAGCGATTCTGCGCTGACGCTTGAAACGGTTTACCGCAAGGTTGGCAGTGTTGATTTCGGCTTTGTGCCCGGCCGGGGCGTTTTCGGCCATCCCATGGGACCAAAGGCGGGAGCAGCAAGTATCCGACAGGCATGGAGCGCCATAAAGGAGGGTATTTCGCTTGAGCGTTATGCTGCCGGTCATCCTGAGCTTCAGGCCATGATCGACGGGGCGCAGGGGAAAAAATAA
- a CDS encoding SDR family NAD(P)-dependent oxidoreductase, with protein MGLLDERVAVITGSTRGIGKAIAHEFVREGAKVVITSASKANIDAAVAEFPKDSAYGCVCNVVSLSDMEHLLNAAVERFGRVDCFINNAGISDPFGSITDSDPEVWGRVVDTNLKGTYNGTRAAIGYFLRENRKGKVINMAGSGTDRSSNTPWISAYGSTKAAIARFTYAAAEEYRHTGIAVMLLHPGLVRTGMVSAENPTPELLRQLATFKTILDIFAQPPSVAAKLAVKLASAWSDSKTGIYLSALDGRRKKWLLLTYPFRKILHRIDCRTW; from the coding sequence ATGGGTCTGCTCGACGAGAGGGTTGCCGTTATTACCGGTTCTACCAGAGGGATCGGTAAAGCTATCGCCCATGAGTTTGTACGCGAGGGGGCAAAGGTGGTTATAACCTCTGCATCAAAAGCCAATATTGATGCTGCTGTTGCCGAATTTCCGAAAGATAGTGCCTATGGCTGTGTCTGCAATGTTGTTTCCCTCTCCGATATGGAGCATCTGCTCAACGCGGCGGTTGAGCGCTTCGGAAGAGTAGACTGTTTTATCAACAATGCAGGCATCTCGGACCCATTCGGAAGTATCACTGACAGTGACCCTGAAGTGTGGGGCAGGGTTGTTGATACCAACCTTAAAGGGACCTATAACGGAACCCGTGCGGCAATCGGATATTTTCTCAGGGAGAACCGGAAAGGAAAGGTTATCAATATGGCCGGTTCCGGTACCGACCGGAGCTCCAATACGCCCTGGATCAGTGCCTACGGCTCAACAAAAGCTGCCATCGCCCGATTTACCTATGCCGCGGCAGAAGAGTACCGGCATACCGGCATTGCGGTGATGCTGCTCCATCCGGGCCTGGTTCGTACCGGAATGGTCAGTGCAGAAAATCCTACGCCTGAACTTCTGCGGCAGCTTGCGACCTTCAAAACCATTCTTGATATTTTTGCCCAGCCGCCGTCGGTTGCCGCAAAGCTTGCCGTGAAGCTTGCTTCAGCGTGGAGCGACTCAAAAACAGGGATCTATCTCTCGGCTCTTGACGGGCGCAGAAAAAAATGGTTGCTCCTGACCTATCCCTTCCGTAAAATACTGCACAGAATAGATTGTCGAACCTGGTAA
- a CDS encoding LptE family protein → MLKRGTPVIVLFLVMVTLQGCYSFTGGSLAPNMKTIAVPVFDDRSGAGIAQFRGELSRALADRLEAQSSFQVIPSIAGADALLDGVITSFSDYPGQLSSRTERAITNRLVLTVQVSMSNRIDKKTLFNQSFTGFADYPVGNYVAREEAIRFCLGQIVDGIFDRVVSGW, encoded by the coding sequence ATGCTGAAAAGAGGTACCCCGGTAATCGTGCTCTTTCTTGTTATGGTTACCCTGCAGGGTTGCTACAGCTTTACCGGCGGATCACTTGCTCCGAACATGAAAACCATAGCCGTTCCGGTGTTTGATGATCGGTCCGGGGCCGGTATTGCGCAGTTCAGGGGAGAACTCTCAAGAGCTCTTGCTGACAGGCTGGAAGCTCAGAGCAGCTTTCAGGTCATTCCATCCATTGCCGGGGCAGATGCTCTGCTTGATGGGGTTATTACCTCTTTTTCCGATTATCCCGGTCAGCTCTCCAGCCGGACGGAGCGGGCGATAACGAACCGTCTTGTGCTAACCGTGCAGGTAAGCATGAGCAATCGAATCGACAAAAAAACACTTTTTAATCAATCCTTTACAGGATTTGCAGATTATCCGGTTGGTAATTACGTTGCAAGAGAGGAGGCCATCCGTTTCTGCCTCGGTCAGATTGTTGACGGGATTTTCGATCGGGTTGTTTCTGGTTGGTAG
- a CDS encoding HEPN domain-containing protein — MESGKEVGYRFELARGFLEEAELDYSLKRWRTCVSHSILVIENTGLAVLMLFGVSALTHKPGLHLSRLISEGTVSEEIAALIEEILPDLQKYDSHLKMLAKYGDEAEFRLPWKIFDAEKGVAAIEAARKCMRVSTEIAELAE, encoded by the coding sequence ATGGAATCAGGAAAGGAAGTAGGATACCGTTTCGAACTCGCCCGCGGTTTTCTTGAAGAGGCTGAACTGGATTATTCCCTCAAACGCTGGCGTACCTGTGTTTCGCACTCCATACTGGTCATTGAAAATACCGGGCTTGCCGTTCTGATGCTCTTTGGTGTCTCCGCCCTTACGCATAAACCGGGGCTGCATCTCTCCCGGCTTATTTCCGAAGGAACGGTTTCGGAAGAGATAGCAGCACTGATTGAAGAGATACTTCCGGATTTGCAGAAATATGATTCACATCTGAAAATGCTGGCGAAATATGGTGATGAGGCGGAGTTCCGGCTTCCCTGGAAGATCTTTGATGCAGAGAAAGGTGTGGCGGCAATCGAAGCTGCCCGCAAATGCATGCGAGTGAGTACCGAGATTGCTGAACTGGCTGAATAA